The Cohnella abietis genome has a segment encoding these proteins:
- a CDS encoding mannitol dehydrogenase family protein, protein MKAIIFGGGKIARGFIAHLLYLSKAEIVFVDVNEQLVSMLNNRDHYRVHIMGADHKSADIKGFSGLSLSDAEGIAKVWEEADVAFTSVGGKNLSALAKSMAAAFALRCQKPFTKPFQIITCENWKRPAAELKLEVRKHLTDDQIQLFDQWVGIAEAAVMRSAVEPPQALIDADPLCVCVQDHWELPVDLDAVVGEPPEIEHVRYISQFGGFLERKIFTNNTGNATISYLGNLKKHLLVSDAANDADIEQLLDVVYGETGKALSAEYGIPLPEQIEFAHKAKKKYQDANIVDYVERHARDPIRKLGPEDRLVGAARLAERHGIEPMGIATAIAAALYYDQPSDPFAVVLKERRESEGVVNVMTDICGIAEDEPLGKLVQSRIVWLQMKGWISI, encoded by the coding sequence ATGAAAGCAATTATATTCGGTGGTGGTAAAATAGCGCGTGGATTTATCGCCCATCTATTGTATTTAAGCAAGGCTGAAATCGTATTTGTCGATGTGAATGAGCAATTGGTTAGCATGTTGAACAATCGAGATCATTATCGTGTGCACATTATGGGAGCCGATCATAAGAGTGCTGATATTAAAGGCTTCTCGGGGTTGTCTCTTTCTGATGCAGAAGGCATCGCCAAGGTGTGGGAAGAGGCAGATGTTGCATTCACATCAGTCGGCGGGAAAAATCTATCTGCTCTTGCCAAGTCAATGGCGGCAGCGTTCGCGCTTCGTTGCCAAAAGCCGTTTACTAAGCCGTTTCAGATTATTACCTGTGAGAATTGGAAACGTCCTGCCGCGGAGCTGAAGCTTGAGGTTCGCAAGCACTTAACCGACGATCAAATCCAATTGTTCGATCAATGGGTTGGAATAGCTGAGGCTGCTGTCATGCGTTCAGCGGTCGAGCCACCACAAGCGCTTATCGATGCAGACCCATTGTGTGTATGCGTTCAAGATCATTGGGAGCTTCCCGTGGACCTGGATGCGGTGGTCGGAGAACCGCCTGAAATTGAACATGTCCGCTATATTAGCCAATTTGGTGGTTTTCTCGAACGGAAAATTTTCACGAACAATACCGGGAACGCAACGATTTCCTATCTTGGCAATCTCAAAAAACACTTGCTTGTATCTGACGCGGCGAACGATGCAGACATTGAGCAGCTTCTTGATGTTGTGTATGGAGAGACTGGAAAGGCATTAAGCGCAGAATACGGAATTCCGCTGCCGGAACAGATCGAATTCGCCCACAAGGCAAAGAAGAAGTATCAGGATGCGAATATCGTTGATTATGTCGAGAGACACGCCCGTGATCCCATTCGTAAGCTAGGACCGGAGGATAGACTTGTCGGGGCTGCTCGTCTAGCCGAACGGCATGGCATTGAACCGATGGGTATTGCTACAGCTATAGCTGCCGCTCTTTATTACGATCAACCATCCGATCCATTTGCCGTGGTTCTTAAGGAACGACGCGAATCCGAAGGTGTTGTTAATGTGATGACCGATATTTGCGGCATAGCTGAGGATGAGCCTCTTGGCAAGCTCGTTCAGAGCAGAATCGTATGGCTGCAAATGAAAGGATGGATTTCAATATGA
- a CDS encoding transaldolase family protein — translation MEFYLDTANIEEIKEAGNLGFLDGVTTNPSILAKEGENPESRIKEIANYVPGKIWCQVTAETADEMYEQARTMNSWVKHAVIKLPMTPNGLSAAARLVQQGIEVNMTLVYSLPQVLLAAKAGVTYISPYVGRIDDLGWDGQRFIQEALDTLQKLGSTTKVIAASIRSPQVVVDLAVSGVHAVTMQYGVLQAMFRSPMTDIGLASFQADWNGLQAKLNG, via the coding sequence ATGGAATTTTATCTGGATACAGCGAATATAGAAGAAATTAAAGAAGCTGGAAATCTGGGCTTTCTGGACGGAGTTACAACTAATCCTAGTATATTGGCTAAAGAAGGAGAAAATCCTGAAAGCCGTATTAAGGAAATTGCTAACTATGTACCAGGTAAAATATGGTGTCAGGTTACGGCCGAAACAGCGGATGAGATGTACGAACAAGCTCGTACGATGAATAGTTGGGTGAAGCATGCAGTAATCAAGCTGCCGATGACTCCGAATGGACTTTCTGCGGCGGCAAGGCTTGTTCAGCAAGGCATCGAGGTGAATATGACACTTGTATATTCTTTGCCTCAAGTGCTTCTGGCTGCTAAAGCAGGTGTAACGTATATCAGTCCGTATGTGGGCAGAATCGATGATTTAGGCTGGGACGGGCAACGTTTCATTCAGGAAGCGCTAGACACGCTTCAAAAGCTCGGTTCAACAACTAAAGTCATTGCCGCGAGCATTCGCAGCCCGCAGGTCGTTGTTGATTTAGCGGTCAGCGGCGTTCATGCAGTGACGATGCAATACGGCGTACTTCAAGCGATGTTCCGCTCACCGATGACTGATATCGGACTAGCCAGCTTTCAAGCAGATTGGAACGGCCTTCAAGCGAAATTAAATGGGTAA
- a CDS encoding mannitol dehydrogenase family protein: MAANERMDFNMSMSATNDKKAVIIGAGQTGRGFTARMVASSDYRISFIDTSEELVSQLNEDGAYTIHYYNKGLPPVRIANVSAYLAGTEEAVEEVATSRLTFTAIGESNLPTLVELLVKASLLRKGLGIHGPLNVITCENGTAPGNVLRKALKAANSSVESDIIIAESAIFCTTVNLSETRLDILSENYPELPYDGEVLTGDLGIPCLVPTERFPLLLQRKIFTYNCISACVTYLGAFKAYDIYAEAANDPDVSYLLDRLAEPLNQALSVKLGFDLEDQHQFSKRAVAKFSDYTIVDYVDKNARDVARKLGPTDRLIAPAQMILETGGDPSVLALVIAAALHYAKREREASTTASTSTEEFDFAAVLMKWSGLSSEHPLMPRVTHYYDELEQIGRGSGKDWTKLIGGI; encoded by the coding sequence ATGGCTGCAAATGAAAGGATGGATTTCAATATGAGTATGAGTGCTACGAATGATAAAAAAGCCGTTATTATCGGGGCGGGTCAAACTGGTAGGGGATTTACAGCACGTATGGTGGCCTCATCGGATTATCGGATTTCGTTTATCGATACGTCTGAGGAATTAGTAAGCCAATTGAACGAGGATGGGGCTTATACGATTCATTATTACAACAAGGGGCTACCCCCGGTAAGAATCGCGAACGTTTCAGCCTACTTGGCGGGAACGGAAGAAGCTGTGGAAGAAGTGGCAACATCTAGACTGACTTTCACTGCCATCGGAGAGTCTAATTTACCAACATTAGTTGAGCTACTCGTTAAGGCCAGCTTGCTTCGCAAAGGGCTTGGGATCCATGGGCCGCTCAATGTTATCACGTGCGAGAACGGGACTGCTCCCGGCAACGTGCTCAGGAAGGCGCTGAAGGCTGCCAATTCTTCGGTGGAGAGCGATATCATTATTGCTGAATCAGCTATTTTTTGCACGACAGTAAATCTGTCAGAAACAAGACTGGATATTCTTTCGGAAAATTACCCGGAGCTGCCATATGACGGAGAAGTGCTTACAGGTGACCTGGGCATTCCATGTCTAGTGCCGACTGAACGCTTTCCGCTTCTATTACAGCGCAAAATATTTACGTATAACTGTATTAGCGCTTGCGTTACTTATCTGGGTGCATTCAAAGCATATGATATCTACGCCGAAGCGGCTAATGACCCAGATGTGAGCTATTTGCTTGATCGACTGGCAGAGCCGTTAAACCAAGCTCTTAGCGTTAAGCTGGGATTTGATCTAGAAGATCAGCACCAGTTCTCGAAGAGAGCAGTTGCCAAATTCAGCGATTACACCATTGTTGATTACGTAGATAAGAATGCAAGAGACGTTGCCCGTAAGCTGGGACCGACCGATCGTTTAATTGCGCCAGCACAGATGATATTGGAGACAGGTGGAGATCCATCCGTACTTGCGCTCGTCATCGCAGCTGCTCTTCATTATGCTAAACGAGAGAGAGAAGCTTCGACGACTGCTTCTACGTCTACAGAAGAATTCGATTTTGCTGCTGTTCTGATGAAATGGAGTGGACTTTCCTCTGAACATCCGCTTATGCCGAGGGTCACACATTATTATGACGAGCTAGAACAGATCGGACGAGGATCAGGAAAAGACTGGACGAAACTAATAGGGGGTATCTAA
- a CDS encoding DUF2247 family protein gives MGQILHLFNVYNIPVEWLTIYVGRKLGYLQTKEINEYSIQSILDNPNLNDRILDLSWETDELVLEEMLSEVVGGCNETSEEWQLELKKFRYIQLKELEKNAISKELLIRKIAEIYADFGYPQEMEKFIYYMPATDGFNPQAHSSEENLDRLLEFFKEFLLEEASEITI, from the coding sequence GTGGGTCAAATCCTACATCTATTTAATGTTTACAACATTCCTGTGGAGTGGTTAACAATCTATGTTGGTAGGAAATTAGGTTATTTACAAACAAAGGAAATAAATGAATATTCAATTCAATCCATATTGGACAATCCTAATCTTAACGACAGAATACTGGATCTTTCGTGGGAGACAGACGAATTGGTTTTAGAAGAAATGTTAAGTGAGGTGGTTGGGGGCTGTAATGAAACATCTGAAGAATGGCAATTGGAGTTGAAAAAATTTAGATATATTCAACTCAAAGAACTAGAAAAAAATGCAATCAGTAAAGAGTTGTTAATTCGAAAAATAGCAGAAATTTATGCGGATTTCGGATATCCACAAGAAATGGAAAAGTTCATTTATTATATGCCAGCTACAGATGGCTTTAATCCACAAGCTCATTCGAGCGAGGAAAACTTAGATAGATTGTTAGAGTTTTTTAAAGAGTTTCTTTTAGAAGAGGCTTCTGAGATAACAATTTAA
- a CDS encoding response regulator transcription factor produces MFNVLLVDDEANVLESMENLVPWADHGVGKVFKAASGAEALAVMEGNIIDIVISDINMPEMSGLELVKQIKDRWKRARCILLTGHADFEYARQAISHNIAGYLLKPISDDEIVASLQMVTEQIRLEVNEENTYQRAVQALRENLPRLRGELLFGLLQGSRMSPEKLVRRMELLELEIKEKDSFALMLIRLEEELTDYDYQSMSLLEYAIGNMAEEIFGDRFQLWTTKDLHDYMVFVVTVKDGKKLDSDDSLLQRLAAQLQQSVKHYLKSKISVLNSRWGHFPSELAPQYQKAVCAFRSQIGSEREMFTSMTGDDASQSEVGSLLRLYELPLLHHLLEAGNWQAVEKKLDSVLEELDEKWVRSKEYIVTTFFSLYSSFGQFAHKSRIELSEIIGSDLVGTDDLLPARSVQALRRWAHQTLGKIREHSELVTASSRDTTIKRIQDFVQQNLNGDVSLQKIADDLGTHPVHVSRVYKLEKGENLSEYITRLKMEKAAHLLMASTDKIYEISLELGYLNPNYFIKVFKKYYGLTPQDYRQRR; encoded by the coding sequence ATGTTTAATGTATTACTCGTAGATGATGAAGCGAACGTGCTGGAAAGTATGGAGAATCTAGTACCATGGGCTGACCATGGTGTCGGTAAGGTTTTTAAGGCGGCTTCGGGTGCAGAAGCGTTAGCGGTTATGGAAGGAAATATTATCGATATTGTCATCTCGGATATTAATATGCCTGAAATGAGCGGACTTGAGTTAGTTAAGCAAATTAAAGACAGGTGGAAAAGGGCACGCTGCATTCTCCTCACTGGTCATGCTGATTTCGAGTATGCGCGGCAGGCTATATCTCATAATATTGCTGGTTATCTGTTAAAGCCGATTAGCGACGATGAAATAGTGGCCTCTCTGCAAATGGTAACGGAGCAGATCAGATTAGAGGTAAACGAAGAAAATACGTACCAACGTGCGGTGCAGGCATTGCGGGAAAACTTGCCGAGGTTAAGAGGGGAGTTGCTCTTTGGGCTGCTGCAAGGCTCTCGAATGTCACCTGAGAAGCTAGTCCGCAGGATGGAGCTATTAGAGCTTGAGATTAAAGAGAAGGATAGCTTCGCACTTATGCTTATTCGTCTTGAGGAGGAATTAACGGATTACGATTATCAGAGCATGTCGCTACTGGAATACGCGATAGGCAACATGGCTGAAGAAATTTTCGGAGATCGTTTTCAATTATGGACAACGAAGGACCTGCACGATTATATGGTGTTCGTTGTGACTGTGAAGGACGGTAAGAAGCTGGATTCCGATGATTCCTTGCTACAGCGGCTTGCTGCCCAGCTTCAGCAGAGCGTCAAGCATTATCTCAAAAGCAAAATATCTGTGTTGAACAGCCGTTGGGGACATTTTCCGTCGGAGTTGGCTCCCCAGTATCAGAAAGCAGTTTGTGCTTTTCGTAGTCAGATTGGTAGTGAGCGTGAGATGTTCACGAGTATGACGGGCGATGATGCCAGTCAGTCGGAGGTAGGCTCACTTCTTAGATTGTATGAGCTTCCCCTGCTTCACCATCTACTCGAAGCCGGGAATTGGCAAGCGGTAGAGAAGAAGCTCGACTCTGTGTTGGAGGAGCTCGATGAGAAGTGGGTTCGTTCGAAGGAGTATATTGTGACGACGTTCTTCAGCTTGTATTCTTCCTTCGGTCAATTCGCTCACAAGAGCAGAATAGAGCTATCTGAGATTATCGGGAGTGACCTTGTAGGAACGGATGATCTCCTGCCTGCAAGGTCTGTTCAGGCGCTACGAAGGTGGGCTCATCAGACACTGGGTAAGATTAGAGAACATTCTGAACTCGTAACTGCTTCGTCCCGCGATACAACGATTAAGCGCATTCAGGATTTCGTCCAGCAGAACTTAAATGGGGACGTGTCCTTGCAGAAAATTGCTGATGATCTAGGCACGCATCCCGTACACGTTTCCAGGGTGTACAAGCTCGAAAAGGGTGAAAACCTCAGCGAATACATTACTCGTCTTAAGATGGAGAAAGCCGCTCACTTACTGATGGCAAGCACCGATAAGATCTACGAGATATCGCTTGAGCTTGGCTATCTGAACCCGAACTATTTTATTAAGGTGTTTAAGAAATATTACGGACTGACTCCACAGGATTACCGACAGCGCCGATAG
- a CDS encoding xylulokinase: MTTRTKAVLSLDIGSSSCKAALIDAQGRFLAESSAAYRIHNVKEGWFNQNPDEIWEGASKAIRGLFVGQAGSDNKGQIAVAALCLSSQIGSYMLVDRDNKPLTDFLSWMDTRAVVESEEMKKAFTEAELRSQLGMDIPVGPNWVIPKLRWFNRHHPDLLERASLVVQPKEWVIWNLTGSWMSDQTSAKGCVHQQSLKPASKLLEWAGAGPDIVPPIGLPHDIAGTLIPAVADRLGLPSGIPVVLGWNDMSAALLGLAGLPDRLTGFDITGTSEHVGLIEPGLFSPVPKYVEGMNWVPLGETHRVIYGVTSTGGQALKWFVEQIDQYGKNDINSSVDYDTILRQAGSISAGSEGLLFLPYLSGERSPWWNPAARGVFFGLNPSHDRSHMARAVMEGVGYALCTMIDRLPVKPANMLVAGGSSRNRLWNQIKANQIGVPFSRLETTEAGCLGAAILAAYALGWYSSLRETGNQMIRIAETYEPDRSVSSIYEEGYGRFVDLYHALVPVFSRESSNRDIGGSSQ, translated from the coding sequence ATGACCACCAGGACGAAGGCTGTTCTGAGCTTGGATATAGGATCTTCTTCATGCAAGGCCGCTCTGATTGATGCTCAAGGAAGGTTTTTGGCTGAAAGTAGTGCGGCTTATCGGATTCACAACGTGAAGGAAGGTTGGTTTAATCAAAATCCTGATGAAATTTGGGAGGGGGCAAGTAAGGCGATTCGTGGTTTATTCGTGGGACAAGCAGGTTCCGACAATAAAGGCCAGATAGCTGTTGCTGCTCTATGCCTCAGCTCGCAAATCGGTTCCTATATGCTGGTCGATCGTGATAATAAGCCATTGACGGATTTTCTTTCATGGATGGACACTCGTGCTGTTGTCGAGTCGGAAGAGATGAAGAAAGCTTTTACCGAAGCTGAGCTTCGCTCCCAATTAGGGATGGATATTCCGGTTGGACCCAATTGGGTCATTCCGAAGCTTCGCTGGTTTAATCGGCATCATCCGGATTTGTTGGAACGGGCGAGCTTGGTTGTGCAGCCTAAAGAATGGGTGATCTGGAATCTGACGGGAAGCTGGATGTCAGACCAAACCAGCGCAAAGGGCTGCGTACACCAGCAAAGCTTAAAGCCAGCCAGCAAACTGCTAGAGTGGGCAGGTGCGGGACCGGATATCGTTCCACCGATTGGTTTACCCCACGATATTGCCGGAACACTGATTCCAGCCGTTGCAGACCGACTTGGTCTTCCGAGCGGTATACCGGTTGTGCTTGGATGGAATGACATGAGTGCGGCTTTGCTTGGGTTAGCGGGGTTACCTGATCGTCTTACCGGCTTTGACATTACCGGTACGTCGGAGCATGTGGGTCTGATAGAGCCTGGTTTGTTCTCTCCAGTTCCGAAATATGTGGAGGGAATGAACTGGGTGCCGCTTGGAGAGACACATCGGGTAATCTATGGTGTTACTTCAACAGGGGGACAGGCATTAAAGTGGTTTGTCGAGCAGATTGATCAATATGGAAAGAACGATATAAACAGCTCTGTAGACTACGATACCATTTTGCGTCAGGCAGGGAGCATTAGTGCTGGTTCGGAGGGGCTGTTGTTTCTGCCTTATCTGAGCGGGGAGAGATCGCCTTGGTGGAACCCAGCGGCCAGAGGCGTGTTTTTTGGGCTGAATCCTTCTCATGATCGGTCGCACATGGCGCGGGCTGTCATGGAAGGGGTTGGCTATGCCTTGTGTACGATGATAGATCGTCTGCCCGTGAAACCGGCCAACATGTTAGTCGCTGGTGGATCAAGCCGTAATCGGCTATGGAATCAAATAAAGGCGAATCAGATCGGGGTACCGTTTAGTCGTCTAGAGACAACAGAAGCAGGATGTCTTGGAGCAGCGATTTTAGCTGCATATGCGCTTGGTTGGTATAGCTCTTTACGTGAGACGGGAAACCAGATGATTCGCATAGCGGAAACCTACGAGCCTGACCGCTCAGTTAGCAGCATATATGAGGAAGGATACGGACGATTCGTAGATTTGTACCATGCACTCGTGCCCGTATTCAGCAGGGAATCATCGAATAGAGACATAGGGGGGAGCTCGCAATGA